In the Bacteroidota bacterium genome, CACCCACAATTACCACATCTGTTTCGAGATTTTCTTTTAAAGGATTTAATGCCGGATTAGGAACAGAATCCGTCCAAAAACTAATATTTTTCCCGGAAGTAAGTTCAGGATCTTGGGGATTATCATTTGCATGCATGATTTAATTTTTAGATAGGATTTCAGCATGCAATTTCCTATTCTTAATCACAAAGTACTTATATAATTCTTTGGAATGCTTATATAATTTAGGGAAGAGTTATTGAATTATTGTAATGCACAAGTTGGTAGACTTTCGCGAGAAGGGGTAGCCCCACATATATTCTCAATTATTCTAAACTAAGCCCACATTAGTTAATCTATACATCAACTAATTATCTTATCATTCAAAAACAATCTTACCACTATAACTTTTTGTCCCATTGCTTAGTACCGCATTATATAAGCCCTTGGCTTCCGCTTCCAAACTAAGTTTTACTTTGCCATCGCTCATTTCTAAGTTCTTCTGTTGGATGAGTTTGCCTAAGCTGTTGTAAATGCTCAGCACAAGAATTCTCTCGTGCAAAAATTCATTGGGCACTGAAATGTTGCACTTGCCTTCATTGGGGTTGGCGTGGATAAACAGTTGATTTCTTGAATTAGATTTTTCTAATTCCTTTGTATCTAAAGTTAAATCATATTTACCTATGAAAACATCATCATAGCCAGTGCTTGATAATAGGAATAAGTCTAAAGAAATTGCTTGGTAAAAACTTCCTGAAATATATATATTATTTGATATATCTAATGTCATTTTAGCCAAACTATTAATAGCTATAAGCCTAGCTGATAGGCTATTACCACTATCATTGAGTGTATGAATAAAATGCTCACCATTTCCCGAACTAGTTAAAGAAAATGTATCAAAACTAGCATTGCCATCAAGATAGCCCATTTGATAAATTGTCCCATCAGAACCAAGCGAAAGTTGCAATCCATCCATTCCATTTGAGGCATTTCCTTGTTTGCACCATTTCCAGATTCCCATTGAATCGGCTTTACAAATAAACATATCAGCCAAATTAGAATTAAATAATTGGAAATTCCCAAAATCCAAATTTGATTGAAAGTCACCAGTTATATAAACATTATCATTCAAATCACAGCATAAATCAAAAGCACCAGCATAAAAATTGCTCTATACTAATTTATGCCATTTTAGTGAACCAAGTGTATCAAAACATGCCAAAATAAAGTTATGTGCAGTGGATGAAGTAATTTGGGTTGTATCAATTTTTATGGAATTACTGCTTACACTAAAAATTGAATAAATATTATCATCCTTTCTTACTGTTTTAAATTCTAAAGTTTTTGATGATATTTTTTTACTAAATACAATATTTCCATTAATATC is a window encoding:
- a CDS encoding T9SS type A sorting domain-containing protein, with product MNDNVYITGDFQSNLDFGNFQLFNSNLADMFICKADSMGIWKWCKQGNASNGMDGLQLSLGSDGTIYQMGYLDGNASFDTFSLTSSGNGEHFIHTLNDSGNSLSARLIAINSLAKMTLDISNNIYISGSFYQAISLDLFLLSSTGYDDVFIGKYDLTLDTKELEKSNSRNQLFIHANPNEGKCNISVPNEFLHERILVLSIYNSLGKLIQQKNLEMSDGKVKLSLEAEAKGLYNAVLSNGTKSYSGKIVFE